A single window of Streptomyces cathayae DNA harbors:
- the rpe gene encoding ribulose-phosphate 3-epimerase, translating into MAAQINPSILSADFARLADEARAVEGADWLHVDVMDNHFVPNLTLGVPVVESLARATDTPLDCHLMIEAPDRWAPQYVEAGAGSVTFHVEAAAAPVRLAREIRAKGARASMALKPATPIEPYEDLLPELDMLLIMTVEPGFGGQAFLDIMLPKIRRTRELISKHGLELWLQVDGGVSASTIEQCADAGADVFVAGSAVYGAADPAEAVRALRRQAEVATGKASWACDH; encoded by the coding sequence ATGGCCGCGCAGATCAACCCCAGCATCCTGTCCGCCGACTTCGCCCGCCTCGCGGACGAGGCACGGGCGGTCGAGGGAGCCGACTGGCTCCACGTCGACGTCATGGACAACCACTTCGTCCCGAACCTCACGCTCGGTGTGCCGGTCGTGGAGTCGCTCGCCCGTGCGACGGACACTCCGCTGGACTGCCACCTGATGATCGAGGCCCCCGACCGCTGGGCGCCCCAGTACGTCGAGGCGGGGGCCGGTTCCGTCACCTTCCACGTGGAGGCGGCCGCCGCACCGGTGCGACTGGCCCGCGAGATCCGGGCCAAGGGGGCGCGGGCCTCCATGGCGCTGAAGCCCGCGACCCCCATCGAGCCGTACGAGGACCTGCTCCCCGAGCTCGACATGCTGCTGATCATGACGGTCGAGCCGGGCTTCGGGGGGCAGGCCTTCCTCGACATCATGCTGCCGAAGATCCGCCGCACCCGTGAGCTGATCAGCAAGCACGGCCTGGAGCTCTGGCTGCAGGTCGACGGCGGGGTCTCGGCGTCCACCATCGAGCAGTGCGCCGACGCCGGCGCCGACGTCTTCGTCGCGGGATCCGCCGTGTACGGGGCGGCGGACCCGGCCGAGGCGGTGCGCGCACTGCGCCGACAGGCCGAGGTCGCCACGGGCAAGGCGTCCTGGGCGTGCGACCACTGA
- a CDS encoding sugar-binding transcriptional regulator, which produces MNSSEENAVSGMSAAGRSAMRMGPAELVQAAAMARRFYLEGKSKIQIAEEFGVSRFKVARVLETALERDLVRIEIRVPAELDAERSDALRARYGLRHAVVVESPADAEETPDPENLGEVAADLLGELVDEGDVLGLAWGRSTIHMAAALDRLPPCTVVQLTGVYDAGTAERGSVEAVRRAAQVSGGDAHPIYAPMLLPDAATAQALRHQTGIARAFEYFDKVTVACVSIGSWEPGISTVHDMLTDEERAHYASLGVAAEMSAHLFDSDGRRVGRDLGERCITVKTDQLRRVPEVVAIAGGQRKGPAIDAVLRSGLVTSLVTDTSAADYLMAAGPAPRSALNRSDPDGP; this is translated from the coding sequence GTGAACAGCAGTGAGGAGAACGCCGTGTCGGGTATGTCGGCGGCGGGCCGTTCAGCCATGCGGATGGGACCCGCTGAGCTGGTACAGGCGGCGGCCATGGCCCGCCGCTTCTACCTCGAGGGCAAGTCCAAGATCCAGATCGCCGAGGAGTTCGGCGTCAGCCGCTTCAAGGTGGCCCGGGTCCTGGAGACCGCCCTCGAACGGGATCTCGTGCGCATCGAGATCCGTGTGCCCGCCGAGCTGGACGCGGAGCGCTCCGACGCCCTGCGTGCCCGCTACGGTCTGCGGCACGCCGTCGTGGTGGAGTCCCCGGCCGATGCCGAGGAGACACCCGACCCCGAGAACCTGGGAGAGGTGGCCGCCGACCTGCTCGGCGAACTGGTCGACGAAGGCGATGTGCTGGGCCTGGCCTGGGGCCGGTCCACCATCCACATGGCGGCGGCCCTGGACCGGCTGCCGCCCTGCACGGTCGTGCAGCTGACAGGTGTGTACGACGCCGGGACCGCCGAGCGCGGCTCGGTGGAGGCCGTGCGGCGGGCCGCGCAGGTGTCGGGCGGCGACGCCCACCCCATCTACGCGCCGATGCTGCTGCCGGACGCGGCCACCGCTCAGGCGCTGCGCCACCAGACGGGCATCGCGCGGGCCTTCGAGTACTTCGACAAGGTCACGGTCGCCTGTGTCTCCATCGGATCGTGGGAGCCGGGCATCTCGACGGTGCACGACATGCTCACGGACGAGGAGCGCGCGCACTACGCCTCGCTCGGTGTCGCCGCCGAGATGTCCGCCCATCTCTTCGACTCCGACGGACGCCGGGTCGGCCGTGACCTGGGCGAGCGGTGCATCACGGTCAAGACCGACCAGCTCCGCCGGGTCCCCGAGGTCGTCGCGATCGCCGGCGGGCAGCGCAAGGGCCCCGCCATCGACGCGGTGCTGCGCTCCGGGCTCGTCACCAGCCTGGTGACGGACACCTCGGCCGCGGACTACCTGATGGCGGCGGGGCCGGCCCCCAGGTCCGCCCTCAACCGCTCGGACCCCGACGGCCCCTGA